A genomic window from Gossypium hirsutum isolate 1008001.06 chromosome D12, Gossypium_hirsutum_v2.1, whole genome shotgun sequence includes:
- the LOC107947266 gene encoding myosin IF heavy chain isoform X2: MNDSDAPKFDNDERQEDIRMRLRPSDSNVTEDQEPFMGVKVRRKASRRHEYKGDYMDIPSRPYLMKILQKQGDKQVFFADKVLKFTSTGKLKRRILMVTDFAVYLVDPDTGLNIVLQLTSLRKFSLRKPKGVLGQEL, translated from the exons ATGAACGATTCCGATGCCCCCAAGTTCGACAACGATGAACGACAAGAAGACATCAGGATGCGATTGAGGCCGTCGGATAGCAACGTGACTGAAGATCAGGAGCCCTTTATGGGAGTTAAAGTCCGACGGAAAGCCTCCCGCCGGCATGAATATAAAGGAGACTACATGGATATCCCCTCCCGTCCTTACTTAATGAAGATTTTGCAAAAACAAG GCGACAAGCAAGTTTTCTTTGCTGATAAAGTTCTGAAGTTCACTTCAACGGGAAAGCTGAAACGGCGGATTCTTATGGTGACTGATTTTGCGGTTTACTTGGTTGACCCTGACACTG GTTTGAATATAGTGCTTCAGCTGACCTCGTTAAGGAAGTTCAGTTTGAGGAAGCCGAAG GGAGTGTTAGGACAAGAATTGTGA
- the LOC107947266 gene encoding myosin IB heavy chain isoform X1, with the protein MNDSDAPKFDNDERQEDIRMRLRPSDSNVTEDQEPFMGVKVRRKASRRHEYKGDYMDIPSRPYLMKILQKQGDKQVFFADKVLKFTSTGKLKRRILMVTDFAVYLVDPDTGTLKRRIALAAVDKICLSELSDNFFAIIVPTEYDLLMASTRKTEIVTVLVDATKNASEYELEVDFSNRFEYSASADLVKEVQFEEAEGSVRTRIVKK; encoded by the exons ATGAACGATTCCGATGCCCCCAAGTTCGACAACGATGAACGACAAGAAGACATCAGGATGCGATTGAGGCCGTCGGATAGCAACGTGACTGAAGATCAGGAGCCCTTTATGGGAGTTAAAGTCCGACGGAAAGCCTCCCGCCGGCATGAATATAAAGGAGACTACATGGATATCCCCTCCCGTCCTTACTTAATGAAGATTTTGCAAAAACAAG GCGACAAGCAAGTTTTCTTTGCTGATAAAGTTCTGAAGTTCACTTCAACGGGAAAGCTGAAACGGCGGATTCTTATGGTGACTGATTTTGCGGTTTACTTGGTTGACCCTGACACTGGTACGCTTAAGCGCCGGATAGCTTTAGCCGCTGTAGATAAGATATGTTTGAGTGAACTAAGCGATAATTTCTTTGCAATTATCGTTCCGACGGAGTATGATTTGCTAATGGCTAGTACTCGCAAAACTGAAATTGTTACCGTCTTGGTCGATGCTACCAAGAATGCTTCTGAATATGAACTCGAGGTGGATTTTTCAAATAG GTTTGAATATAGTGCTTCAGCTGACCTCGTTAAGGAAGTTCAGTTTGAGGAAGCCGAAG GGAGTGTTAGGACAAGAATTGTGAAGAAATAA
- the LOC121224365 gene encoding uncharacterized protein, producing MMEINLEEADENVPKTDFVYDGGVGNCRCSELESRSKKAETRCLELESEGRMRKSDYEVLETRFRSLEAAHLALQDEIKVLRGRNSEVGDRMVGGYGGKGLIEGAVDLTEESDEEDMVSKLMVENRVLECEKSKAQNEAEFWKLKFTELESLMSRLQESSVLKSTERPVDMMNEGVKSKDGITSNDLPAVDKAVSFMDSAPTLVSPGKGIGNLQPAVTPCNDTPYKLFTFEKGDHGIESSKRVKRLLPFREERSPGKQMAPSTPAGVKPASVIIIDIHGSDDELNLVHDEIPLTSNLEDVDGKHEIEGIVDSEIETRKEKRILFHLLQSPKENEPLMFLLVTRRVMMIMFQLRHSGRCITRKQFLLLLPEVVLPLENGD from the exons ATGATGGAGATCAATTTGGAGGAAGCTGATGAAAACGTTCCGAAAACCGATTTTGTTTATGATGGAGGGGTGGGAAATTGTAGGTGTAGTGAATTGGAATCAAGGAGCAAGAAAGCCGAAACGAGGTGTTTGGAGTTAGAATCGGAGGGTCGAATGAGGAAAAGCGACTACGAAGTACTCGAGACTCGATTCAGGTCATTAGAAGCCGCGCATCTTGCTCTTCAGGATGAAATTAAGGTCTTGAGGGGTCGGAATAGTGAAGTAGGCGACCGGATGGTAGGTGGTTATGGAGGGAAAGGGTTGATTGAGGGAGCTGTTGATTTGACCGAAGAGAGCGATGAGGAAGATATGGTTTCTAAGCTGATGGTGGAGAATAGGGTTTTGGAATGTGAGAAGAGTAAGGCTCAAAACGAGGCCGAGTTTTGGAAGTTGAAGTTCACGGAATTGGAATCATTGATGTCACGGCTGCAAGAAAGCTCGGTTTTGAAAAGCACGGAGCGGCCAGTTGATATGATGAATGAAGGAGTTAAATCAAAAGATGGAATAACTTCAAACGACTTGCCAGCCGTAGACAAAGCAGTGAGTTTCATGGATTCTGCACCTACTCTGGTTTCCCCCGGTAAAGGCATCGGAAATCTACAACCAGCCG tGACACCTTGTAATGACACACCGTATAAGCTTTTCACTTTTGAGAAGGGAGATCACGGAATTGAGAGTAGTAAACGAGTTAAAAGATTGTTGCCATTTCGAGAGGAAAGAAGCCCCGGTAAACAGATGGCTCCTTCCACCCCGGCTGGTGTTAAACCTGCTTCAGTCATTATAATTGATATTCATGGTAGTGATGATGAACTTAATTTGGTCCACGATGAAATACCTTTGACAAGTAACTTGGAAGATGTGGATGGTAAACACGAAATAGAAGGAATTGTGGATAGTGAAATCGAAACCAGGAAGGAAAAGAGAATACTGTTTCATTTATTGCAGTCTCCAAAAGAAAACGAGCCTCTAATGTTTTTACTAGTGACACGGAGAGTGATGATGATAATGTTCCAATTGCGACACTCAGGAAGATGCATCACGAGGAAGCAGTTCCTGCTGCTACTACCCGAGGTAGTTTTACCCCTCGAAAACGGAGACTAG